From Nitrospira sp.:
TGCGAAGCTGGAAGAGGTGGTGTTCCCCGCGCGAGTGGGGATGAACCGATCGTATAGGGCTCGGTCGACTGGTCCGTGATGTGTTCCCCGCGCGAGTGGGGATGAACCGTAGCGGCTGAGGCTCAACACTGAGTAGGACGCGTGTTCCCCGCGCGAGTGGGGATGAACCGGCCCAGATGAGCCTTCACCGGGAGCGGTGGGAGTGTTCCCCGCGCGAGTGGGGATGAACTGGGAGTAGAGTCAGCGAGGGGAGTTGCTGCGGGGATGGTCGCCAATGCAACGACCAGGCGCATCCATCACGGCTCCGCTTCTTCGATGACTTCGACCGATTCTCTGAGAGCTGCGACGAACGCCTCCGGCGCGGCCAAGGCCTGTTCGGTCAGTTGGAATTCCGACACCAACACACCGTCTTTATCCACTACGATCAAACGATAGCCCTGTTTCACGATGACTCCTTTCAACGGGAGGCCTGACCTGTTTCCGGCGACGCAGAACCGGACGAGGGCGAGAGGTTATCTTACAAGGAAGCCGGTTGTGATGCGATGTGCCTGGCGTTGAGGACGGTAGCTCGGGGTGTGTGGACAATCGGCACGATGTCTTCAAGAAAAGATTGTGATGTGGCGCGCCTACTCTGAATTGGTGCCCTTCAGGCGGTTTAGAAAGGCCGTCCAGCAAGGCCGCAGCAATGCGAAGAGCTTGCGGTACGTTGAGTCTGTGAGCGATGCGAGAACGCCGCTGGCGGCCTTTCTCAACGGCCTGCTAGGTTTTCTTCCGGCATTGCTGTTAGGATAACCTCTCATTCCAGACTGATCTTGACGTTCAATAGAAAGGACGTATCGCTTGAATACAACTAAATTGATGGCTGCATGTCTTGTGTTGTCTCTCGTCGGCGTGCCGACGATTTCTTTTGCGAAGGCGCGAGGGGGATCAGGCGGAGGGTTCTCCAGTGGGCGCAGCGGTGGGTCATCCGGCAGCATGGGCAGCCGTGGCTCGCGTACCTATCAGGACAACGGCGCGAAGCCGATCGAACAATCCACGACCGCCAGGCAAGCCACGAGCCCGCCGCCTTCCGTCGCCGGCGGTCCGGCCTCGACGGCCAGGCCCACGCCTGCTGCGCAGCCCTCGTGGATTCAGCGCAATCCTCTGTTGGCGGGTATCGCCGGCGGTCTGGCCGGATCATGGATCGGTCATATGCTGTTCGGGGCGACCGACAGCAGCGCGCGAACGAACGAAGCGGGTGAACAGGTCGGGGAAACCGGTCAGGCCGGGGCCTCCGGTCCCAGCGGAATGCTTATTTTGCTGATGCTCATGGGCGCCGGGGCCCTGTTTTTCTATCTACGATCGCGTAAGCCTGCGGTGGCGCCTGATTTCTCAGGCATCACGCGGAGCAGTGCGGTGAGCGGCTCGCTCTTGGACGATTCGTCTGTGTCGACACTCCGAACCGCCACGATCGATAGCGAGATCACCTCAGCCGACAAGGCGGCCTTTCAGCAATCGCTGACCGATATCCAAACCGCCTGGGGCAAGCAGGATCTGTCCGCATTGCGCCGCCTCGTGACGCCGGAGATGCTGGAGTATTTCAGTACCGGATTGGCCGAACTGACCAGTCAGGATCAGGCGAACCGTGTGGAGGATGTGGTGCTGCTCCAGGCTGAAGTTCGGGAGTCGTGGGTTGAAAATACGGTGCAGTACGCGACGGTGAGCCTGCATTGGAGTGCCCGGGACTATACCGTGTCCCTGTCGAAGGCACCGGGCGATGCCGGGTATCTCATCGAGGGTAGTGCAGAGAAGCCGAGCGAGACGACGGAGGTCTGGACCTTTATGCGATATCAACACGGCAAGTGGTTGTTGTCTGCGATTCAGCAGGTCGCGTAAGACCCTGCCGAGCGGTCCCCGGTGGGGACCGCGTGAGATAGTTGGATTTGGATACGGGGGCGGTCACGCAGGTGGCGGCCCCCGTGTTGTTTTCGGTGAAGGACGGCACAGGCCGTCGAGCGGTGCCGTTTGCCCGAATGCCACGCAGCCCTTTCCTGAACGTCCCGACAAGCCGCCCCCTGCAGACTCGCTTGCTTGCGAGATGGCGCGACCGCTCCACGTCCCGGACATCGTGAGATTGCTTCATGATG
This genomic window contains:
- a CDS encoding TIM44-like domain-containing protein, with the translated sequence MNTTKLMAACLVLSLVGVPTISFAKARGGSGGGFSSGRSGGSSGSMGSRGSRTYQDNGAKPIEQSTTARQATSPPPSVAGGPASTARPTPAAQPSWIQRNPLLAGIAGGLAGSWIGHMLFGATDSSARTNEAGEQVGETGQAGASGPSGMLILLMLMGAGALFFYLRSRKPAVAPDFSGITRSSAVSGSLLDDSSVSTLRTATIDSEITSADKAAFQQSLTDIQTAWGKQDLSALRRLVTPEMLEYFSTGLAELTSQDQANRVEDVVLLQAEVRESWVENTVQYATVSLHWSARDYTVSLSKAPGDAGYLIEGSAEKPSETTEVWTFMRYQHGKWLLSAIQQVA